In Paenibacillus sp. FSL M7-0420, a single genomic region encodes these proteins:
- the bglX gene encoding beta-glucosidase BglX: MTKPFIQDLVNDMTLDEKLAQLTQLGPYYWGLDDTVDLTGPFKELNIEPQVIKSIGSVLNGIGARNVIELQTRHLESSRLKIPLIFMADVIHGYRTILPIPLAMGCSFDLDACEQFAEVAARESAAAGIHLTFSPMTDLVRDPRWGRVMETSGEDPYLNARVTESMVRGYQGKDLKEPGRIAACVKHFAGYGAPEGGREYNTVDMSTGVLREFYLPAYKAAVDAGVAMVMAAFNTIDRIPSSGNSKLLRGILREEWGFDGVTIADFNSVNELVPHGAAQDGREAALKSLVAGLDIEMMSTHYLNHAASLIEEGLLDLRLIDEAVTRVLELKDALGLFDNPFKDADPVADEADKPSPEHLQAAREMGARSIVLLKNEGGVLPLKRGMKIGLAGPFATSINVLGGWAGTEKDPAVSLYTGITGKIPAADLLTAMTGELGSMLEGVFDVEDASEAAYEQLKDCDVILAAVGENQQDTGEGGSKASLRLSANQEKLIHRLKATGKPVVTIVFSGRPLELAPVLESSDALVQAWFLGTESGNSIADVLFGDYNPSGRLSMSFPYSVGQIPVYYNAYQTGRPYDPQYPNVRYVTRYLDIPNDPLFCFGYGLSYSAFAYSGFTVEAAADGKVLASIQVENTSEVTGKETVQLYIRDVTASVVRPGKELKGFKQITLAPHEKQTVSFEITRDMLMFYGQDDQLVFEPGDFDIMLGASSSDHCTQRIWIG, translated from the coding sequence AAAGAGCTTAATATCGAGCCGCAGGTGATCAAAAGCATCGGAAGCGTTCTGAACGGCATCGGCGCACGGAATGTCATTGAGCTGCAGACCCGGCATCTGGAATCCAGCCGCCTGAAGATCCCGCTGATCTTCATGGCCGATGTCATTCACGGCTACCGGACCATTCTGCCGATTCCGCTCGCCATGGGCTGTTCTTTCGATCTTGATGCCTGTGAGCAGTTCGCTGAGGTAGCCGCGCGGGAGAGCGCTGCCGCCGGCATTCACCTCACCTTCTCTCCGATGACCGACCTCGTGCGCGATCCGCGCTGGGGCCGGGTCATGGAGACCTCCGGTGAGGACCCTTACCTGAACGCACGGGTGACCGAGAGCATGGTCCGGGGCTACCAGGGCAAGGACCTGAAGGAGCCGGGGCGGATCGCTGCCTGCGTGAAGCATTTCGCCGGCTACGGCGCGCCTGAAGGCGGCCGTGAATATAACACGGTGGACATGTCCACCGGCGTGCTCCGCGAGTTCTATCTGCCAGCCTACAAGGCGGCAGTAGATGCCGGTGTCGCTATGGTGATGGCTGCGTTCAATACCATTGACCGCATTCCGTCCAGCGGCAACAGCAAGCTCCTGCGCGGTATTCTCCGCGAGGAATGGGGCTTCGACGGCGTAACCATCGCCGATTTCAACTCCGTGAACGAGCTGGTGCCCCACGGCGCAGCGCAAGACGGACGTGAAGCTGCCCTGAAGAGCCTGGTAGCGGGACTGGATATCGAGATGATGTCCACCCACTATCTGAACCACGCTGCCTCGCTTATTGAGGAAGGGCTGCTCGACCTCCGTCTGATCGACGAAGCGGTTACCCGGGTACTGGAGCTTAAGGACGCCCTAGGCTTGTTCGACAATCCGTTCAAGGATGCCGACCCTGTAGCTGACGAAGCTGATAAGCCAAGTCCTGAGCACCTTCAGGCGGCACGCGAGATGGGCGCCCGCTCGATCGTTCTGCTGAAGAACGAAGGCGGAGTCCTGCCGCTTAAGCGCGGCATGAAGATCGGCCTCGCCGGTCCCTTCGCTACCTCAATCAATGTTCTTGGCGGCTGGGCCGGTACTGAGAAAGACCCGGCGGTCTCCCTCTACACCGGCATCACCGGCAAAATCCCGGCAGCGGACCTGCTCACAGCCATGACCGGCGAGCTGGGAAGTATGCTGGAGGGAGTATTCGATGTGGAGGATGCTTCCGAAGCGGCTTACGAGCAGTTGAAGGACTGCGATGTCATTCTGGCCGCAGTCGGCGAGAATCAGCAGGATACCGGGGAAGGCGGAAGCAAGGCCAGCCTGCGGCTGTCCGCCAATCAGGAGAAGCTGATCCACCGCCTCAAGGCAACCGGCAAGCCGGTGGTCACCATTGTGTTCAGCGGCCGCCCGCTGGAGCTTGCGCCAGTGCTTGAGTCCAGTGACGCGCTGGTACAGGCCTGGTTCCTTGGCACCGAGTCGGGGAATTCCATTGCAGATGTGCTGTTCGGCGATTATAATCCGTCCGGACGCCTCTCCATGAGCTTCCCTTACTCCGTGGGACAGATTCCGGTGTACTATAACGCATATCAGACGGGACGCCCTTATGATCCCCAGTATCCGAATGTACGTTATGTAACCCGGTATCTGGATATTCCGAATGATCCGCTGTTCTGCTTCGGCTACGGCCTGAGCTATTCCGCCTTTGCCTATAGCGGCTTCACGGTAGAAGCTGCGGCAGACGGCAAGGTGCTTGCCTCCATCCAGGTGGAGAACACCTCGGAGGTTACCGGCAAGGAGACGGTTCAGCTCTATATCCGCGATGTTACCGCAAGTGTGGTCCGTCCCGGCAAGGAACTGAAGGGCTTCAAGCAGATTACCCTTGCCCCGCATGAGAAGCAGACGGTATCCTTCGAGATCACCAGAGACATGCTCATGTTCTACGGCCAGGATGATCAGCTCGTGTTCGAGCCTGGAGACTTCGATATCATGCTCGGCGCAAGCTCCAGCGACCATTGCACACAGCGGATCTGGATCGGCTGA